Proteins found in one Planococcus citri chromosome 2, ihPlaCitr1.1, whole genome shotgun sequence genomic segment:
- the LOC135834680 gene encoding maltase 2-like has translation MRLLKYIVLSIFSVCLKADFVISTDTLDWWQTSVIYQICPRSFKDSNSDGIGDLKGIEEKADYLKDLGIGTVWLTPIYKSPMADMGYDISDFKSIDPIFGTMADFESLRDKLHSLGMKLVLDFVPNHSSDEHEWFIKSVQRIDPYTDYYVWGDPKGWINETTPLPPNNWVGPFEQSLWSYHPIRKQFFLHQFARKQPDLNYRYDKLVEEMMNVIRFWLDKGVDGFRMDAVIHLVEDYRFLDEPIVTNLLFSGKPAYVAFDHKYTQCLPETYEMFHQFRELADSYKEKDGQTRVIMLEIGTMPTIENTMRFYGNKSYPISHIPFNFLLMDFLNDTSTAQDFHYYINQWMDNMPEGQWPNWMLGNHDRIRIADRYVPSSVDSMNTLLLLLPGTPVSYNGEEIGMDDVKLSWNQITDVYAQVVDPLMYMARSRDPERTPFQWDSSRHAGFSNTSGKTWLPVNPDYYRINVEAQKNDPKSHLNIYKNLIKLRSKNVFRLGDFKLYNVSEKILAFKRSLQNEIFIIMINLSNEEEVIDFKNTITDVPNTNFNIALVSQNSEFEVGNELNTRDKFRMIPKSCIVLEAIF, from the exons ATGCGATTGTTAAAATACATcgttttgtcaatattttcggTGTGTTTGAAAGCTGATTTCGTAATATCTACGGATACGTTAGATTGGTGGCAGACGTCGGTAATTTATCAGATTTGTCCACGATCATTCAAGGATAGCAATTCTGATGGTATTGGAGATCTGAAAG GGATCGAGGAAAAGGCAGATTATCTCAAAGATTTAGGTATTGGTACAGTATGGTTAACTCCGATATATAAATCACCAATGGCGGATATGGGATACGACATTTCGGATTTCAAATCGATAGATCCCATTTTTGGAACAATGGCTGATTTTGAATCATTACGAGATAAATTACATTCTCTTG GTATGAAATTGGTTCTGGATTTTGTACCAAATCACAGCAGTGATGAGCACGAATGGTTCATTAAATCTGTGCAGAGAATTGACCCCTATACAGATTATTACGTTTGGGGAGATCCAAAAGGTTGGATTAATGAAACCACACCATTACCTCCAAATAATTGG GTAGGTCCATTTGAACAATCTTTATGGTCATATCATCCAATaagaaagcaattttttttacatcagtTCGCACGTAAACAGCCAGACTTGAATTATCGTTATGATAAATTAGTTGAAGAAATGATG AATGTAATCCGTTTTTGGCTGGACAAAGGAGTAGATGGATTTAGAATGGATGCTGTAATTCATCTCGTGGAAGACTATAGATTTTTGGACGAACCAATCGTCACAAATCTCTTATTCAGTGGAAAACCCGCTTATGTAGCTTTTGACCACAAATATACACAATGTCTTCCTGAAACTTACGAAATGTTTCACCAGTTTCGAGAGTTGGCCGATTCTTATAAGGAAAAAGATGGACAAACGAG AGTTATCATGCTGGAAATCGGTACCATGCCTACGATAGAAAACACAATGAGATTTTATGGAAACAAATCGTATCCAATATCTCATATTCCGTTTAATTTCCTTCTGATGGATTTTCTAAATGACACCTCTACTGCTCAAGACTTTCACTATTACATAAATCAATGGATGGATAACATGCCAGAAGGACAATGGCCCAACTGGATG TTAGGAAATCACGACAGGATCAGAATTGCTGACCGGTATGTCCCTAGTAGTGTGGACTCTATGAATACACTTTTGTTATTATTGCCTGGAACGCCTGTTTCTTATAATGGAGAGGAAATTGGAATGGATGATGTGAAACTGAGTTGGAACCAAATAACCGATGTATATGCTCAGGTTGTGGATCCGCTTATGTACATGGCCAGGAGCAGGGATCCGGAAAGGACTCCTTTTCAATGGGATTCCTCGAGACATGCAG GATTTTCCAACACGAGTGGAAAAACTTGGTTACCAGTGAATCCAGATTACTACAGAATTAATGTCgaagcacaaaaaaatgatccaaaaagtCATTtgaacatttataaaaatttaattaaattacgaTCGAAGAACGTTTTTCGTCTaggtgatttcaaattgtacaacgtttcagaaaaaattctcgcattcaagag AAGTCTACAGAATGAAATATTCATAATAATGATAAATCTCAGTAATGAAGAGGAGgtcattgatttcaaaaataccataaCAGATGTCCCCAATACGAATTTTAATATTGCCTTGGTTAGTCAAAATTCCGAATTCGAAGTTGg CAATGAACTAAATACAAGAGACAAATTCAGGATGATACCAAAATCGTGCATCGTTcttgaagcaattttttaa
- the LOC135834681 gene encoding EARP-interacting protein homolog yields the protein MTSDSQIYGLEFQARALSAQVSETEKTKFYIGTQSLKLASNQVHSVQLNEEDDTLKSQVFRHKDGEIWSISSSTKDPNLISTCYNTVDESDGNFGMKSTLWKVPEEDDNDLERLCDFDLKSHGTDIKIAAFHPNDGSQIATVVDNKVLIWSIGSGCAELSNTISMEAKGSPKFTTGKWNPPVNAQFATANDCSVKGWDIRSSSKHAWVIENAHLQSVRDLDFNPNRHYCLATCGDDGRSRFWDLRNTSQSLITRNDHSHWVWAIRYNHYHDELVASASSDTKVLITRIQSISSSSVIPEEEGSTRDKLADGVIATFDQHEDSVYCVEWSSADPWILASLSYDGRLLINRVPKTEKYKILL from the exons ATGACATCAGATTCTCAAATCTACGGTTTGGAGTTCCAG GCCAGAGCTCTTTCAGCTCAAGTATCTGAGAccgaaaaaacgaaattttacatCGGGACTCAATCCTTGAAACTAGCGAGTAATCAAGTTCACTCTGTACAGCTGAACGAAGAAGACGATACTCTGAAATCTCAA GTTTTCAGGCACAAAGATGGAGAAATATGGTCCATATCATCGTCTACGAAAGatccaaatttaatttcaacatgttatAATACCGTCGACGAATCAGacggtaattttggtatgaAATCAACGTTGTGGAAGGTACCCGAAGAAGATGATAACGATTTAGAACGTTTGTGTGATTTTGATCTTAAATCTCACGGTACAGATATCAAA ATAGCTGCTTTTCATCCGAACGATGGTTCTCAAATAGCTACGGTCGTGGATAATAAAGTATTGATATGGAGTATCGGATCTGGCTGCGCTGAACTCTCTAATACTATATCAATGGAAGCTAAAG GGAGTCCAAAATTCACTACTGGTAAATGGAATCCACCTGTGAACGCTCAATTTGCCACAGCTAACGATTGCTCGGTTAAAGGTTGGGATATTCGTAGCTCTTCGAAACATGCTTGGGTTATAGAAAATGCTCATTTACAATCAGTCAG AGATCTAGACTTCAATCCGAACCGCCACTATTGCTTGGCCACTTGCGGAGACGATGGCAGATCTAGATTTTGGGATCTGAGAAACACCAGCCAATCTCTAATAACTAGAAATGATCATTCTCATTGGGTCTGGGCTATTCGATATAATCACTATCACGATGAACTAGTAGCTTCAGCTAGTAGCGATACTAAAGTACTAATAACTCGTATTCAATCTATATCATCGTCTTCGGTAATACCAGAAGAAGAAGGCAGTACTAGAGATAAATTAGCCGATGGTGTAATTGCTACTTTCGATCAGCACGAAGATTCGGTTTATTGTGTCGAATGGTCTTCCGCTGATCCTTGGATTTTGGCTTCGTTAAGTTACGATGGACGATTACTAATTAATAGGGTTCCAAAAACAGAGAAGTATAAGATACTGTTATGA
- the LOC135834682 gene encoding uncharacterized protein LOC135834682 yields the protein MGFLDFTLGRTVEDLRADKEFTGLYTIASTRCAPYLIGFMTAYVVKLLKDKRIKFTNKQVYLFLLISLLISEANQLYGCLFYKFGRKYNRFESASYAALSRSIYIFFQAVCICLYFTSGLGMFTRVVEWKFWIPLGRLTYSVFLLNTLLQLYHTSYQKQPVPVSSVMNLTWWTLGDILFSYTMGLVLHLFVEAPVMNLRIIIKRKLSRLQEKLIKQDDDKSIKTGDFKMNHTGTSDLNNNRTIMVQRFQK from the exons ATgggatttttagattttactttaggtag GACAGTGGAGGATTTGAGAGCTGATAAAGAATTCACTGGTTTATACACTATAGCATCTACTAGATGTGCGCCTTACCTGATTGGATTTATGACTGCTTACGTCGTTAAATTATTGAAAGATAAAAGAATTAAATTCACCAAT AAAcaagtttatttatttttactgaTATCCTTACTGATCAGCGAAGCGAATCAATTGTACGGGTGCTTGTTTTATAAGTTTGGAAGAAAATATAACAGATTTGAAAGTGCTTCGTATGCTGCTTTGAGTCGTTCCATATATATCTTTTTCCAAGCTGTTTGCATATGTTTATACTTCACATCAGGATTAG GAATGTTTACCAGAGTGGTCGAATGGAAATTTTGGATTCCATTAGGTCGTCTAACCTACTCGGTGTTCCTTCTCAATACATTACTTCAGTTGTATCACACGTCTTATCAAAAACAACCAGTACCCGTGTCAAGTGTAATGAATTTG ACATGGTGGACACTGGGTGATATTTTGTTCTCTTACACAATGGGATTAGTGTTACATTTATTTGTCGAAGCTCCAGTTATGAATTTGAGAATAATAATCAAAAGAAAACTATCGAG ATTGCAAGAAAAGCTAATAAAGCAAGACGACGACAAATCTATCAAAACtggtgattttaaaatgaatcatACTGGAACGAGTGATTTGAACAATAATAGAACTATCat gGTTCAGCGGTTTCAAAAGTAG